One Triticum dicoccoides isolate Atlit2015 ecotype Zavitan chromosome 5B, WEW_v2.0, whole genome shotgun sequence genomic window carries:
- the LOC119312660 gene encoding shaggy-related protein kinase alpha isoform X2 yields the protein MTSFGVAPASGLRDAGGSSEVDKLPDEISNMRISDEKEVEATIINGNGTEAGHIIVTTIGGRDGQRKQTISYMAERVIGQGSFGVVFQAKCLETSETVAIKKVLQDKRYKNRELQMMRLLDHPNVVSLKHCFFSTTEKDELFLNLVLEYVPETVHRVIRHYNKMNQRMPLIYVKLYTYQICRALAYIHRTVGVCHRDIKPQNLLVNPHTHQLKICDFGSAKVLVKGEPNISYICSRYYRAPELIFGATEYTTAIDIWSAGCVLAELLTGQPLFPGESGVDQLVEIIKILGTPTREEIKCMNPNYTEFKFPQIKAHPWHKVFHKRMPPEAVDLVSRLLQYSPHLRSSALDALIHPFFDELRDPNTRLPNGRFLPPLFNFKPHELKGLPMEIAAKLVPEHARSQCPFLGL from the exons ATGACCTCATTTGGTGTCGCACCGGCATCTGGGCTGAGAGATGCTGGTGGTAGTAGTGAAGTGGATAAATTGCCGGATGAAATTAGTAATATGAGAATAAGTGACGAAAAG GAAGTAGAGGCAACAATCATCAATGGGAATGGAACAGAAGCTGGTCATATTATAGTCACAACTATCGGAGGCAGAGATGGCCAAAGGAAGCAG ACAATAAGTTACATGGCTGAACGTGTCATTGGTCAAGGATCATTTGGTGTTGTGTTCCAG GCAAAATGTTTGGAGACAAGTGAGACAGTAGCTATCAAGAAGGTCCTTCAGGATAAGAGATACAAGAACCGTGAGTTGCAAATGATGCGTCTACTTGACCATCCAAATGTCGTATCTCTGAAACACTGCTTCTTCTCAACCACTGAAAAGGATGAACTCTTTCTGAATCTTGTGCTTGAGTATGTTCCTGAGACAGTCCACCGTGTCATCAGACACTACAACAAGATGAACCAACGCATGCCACTGATATATGTGAAGCTATATACTTATCAG ATTTGTAGGGCACTGGCTTATATACATCGCACCGTTGGTGTTTGCCACAGGGACATAAAACCACAGAATCTTCTG GTTAACCCACACACTCATCAGCTGAAAATCTGTGATTTTGGAAGTGCAAAAGTTCTG GTGAAAGGCGAACCCAATATATCATACATCTGCTCTAGGTACTATAGGGCACCAGAGCTTATTTTTGGTGCTACTGAGTACACAACAGCAATCGACATCTGGTCTGCTGGATGTGTTCTTGCTGAACTTCTGACAGGACAG CCTCTGTTTCCCGGTGAAAGTGGAGTTGATCAACTTGTTGAAATTATCAAG ATTCTGGGCACACCTACAAGGGAAGAAATAAAATGTATGAACCCGAACTACACAGAGTTCAAGTTTCCCCAAATCAAGGCCCATCCATGGCATAAG GTGTTCCACAAGCGAATGCCACCTGAAGCAGTGGACCTGGTTTCCAGGCTTCTTCAGTACTCACCGCACCTTCGGTCCTCAGCT CTGGACGCTCTGATCCATCCGTTCTTCGACGAGCTCCGGGACCCAAACACCCGCCTCCCCAACGGCCGGTTCCTACCTCCCCTCTTCAACTTCAAGCCTCACG AGCTGAAGGGGCTTCCGATGGAGATCGCGGCGAAGCTGGTCCCGGAGCACGCGAGGAGCCAATGCCCCTTCCTAGGGCTGTAG
- the LOC119312660 gene encoding shaggy-related protein kinase alpha isoform X1, which produces MTSFGVAPASGLRDAGGSSEVDKLPDEISNMRISDEKEVEATIINGNGTEAGHIIVTTIGGRDGQRKQTISYMAERVIGQGSFGVVFQAKCLETSETVAIKKVLQDKRYKNRELQMMRLLDHPNVVSLKHCFFSTTEKDELFLNLVLEYVPETVHRVIRHYNKMNQRMPLIYVKLYTYQICRALAYIHRTVGVCHRDIKPQNLLVNPHTHQLKICDFGSAKVLVKGEPNISYICSRYYRAPELIFGATEYTTAIDIWSAGCVLAELLTGQPLFPGESGVDQLVEIIKILGTPTREEIKCMNPNYTEFKFPQIKAHPWHKVFHKRMPPEAVDLVSRLLQYSPHLRSSALDALIHPFFDELRDPNTRLPNGRFLPPLFNFKPHAELKGLPMEIAAKLVPEHARSQCPFLGL; this is translated from the exons ATGACCTCATTTGGTGTCGCACCGGCATCTGGGCTGAGAGATGCTGGTGGTAGTAGTGAAGTGGATAAATTGCCGGATGAAATTAGTAATATGAGAATAAGTGACGAAAAG GAAGTAGAGGCAACAATCATCAATGGGAATGGAACAGAAGCTGGTCATATTATAGTCACAACTATCGGAGGCAGAGATGGCCAAAGGAAGCAG ACAATAAGTTACATGGCTGAACGTGTCATTGGTCAAGGATCATTTGGTGTTGTGTTCCAG GCAAAATGTTTGGAGACAAGTGAGACAGTAGCTATCAAGAAGGTCCTTCAGGATAAGAGATACAAGAACCGTGAGTTGCAAATGATGCGTCTACTTGACCATCCAAATGTCGTATCTCTGAAACACTGCTTCTTCTCAACCACTGAAAAGGATGAACTCTTTCTGAATCTTGTGCTTGAGTATGTTCCTGAGACAGTCCACCGTGTCATCAGACACTACAACAAGATGAACCAACGCATGCCACTGATATATGTGAAGCTATATACTTATCAG ATTTGTAGGGCACTGGCTTATATACATCGCACCGTTGGTGTTTGCCACAGGGACATAAAACCACAGAATCTTCTG GTTAACCCACACACTCATCAGCTGAAAATCTGTGATTTTGGAAGTGCAAAAGTTCTG GTGAAAGGCGAACCCAATATATCATACATCTGCTCTAGGTACTATAGGGCACCAGAGCTTATTTTTGGTGCTACTGAGTACACAACAGCAATCGACATCTGGTCTGCTGGATGTGTTCTTGCTGAACTTCTGACAGGACAG CCTCTGTTTCCCGGTGAAAGTGGAGTTGATCAACTTGTTGAAATTATCAAG ATTCTGGGCACACCTACAAGGGAAGAAATAAAATGTATGAACCCGAACTACACAGAGTTCAAGTTTCCCCAAATCAAGGCCCATCCATGGCATAAG GTGTTCCACAAGCGAATGCCACCTGAAGCAGTGGACCTGGTTTCCAGGCTTCTTCAGTACTCACCGCACCTTCGGTCCTCAGCT CTGGACGCTCTGATCCATCCGTTCTTCGACGAGCTCCGGGACCCAAACACCCGCCTCCCCAACGGCCGGTTCCTACCTCCCCTCTTCAACTTCAAGCCTCACG CAGAGCTGAAGGGGCTTCCGATGGAGATCGCGGCGAAGCTGGTCCCGGAGCACGCGAGGAGCCAATGCCCCTTCCTAGGGCTGTAG